The segment ACGCCTGGGTCACGGCGTTCCGCGGCGCCCATCCTCGTCTCAAGAAGGCGTACTTTTTCTTGGACGAGATCCAGAACGTGACGGGCTGGGAGAAGTGGCTCCGCACGAGGCTCGAGCGGCCCAAGGATAACCACTTCGTCGTCACCGGCTCGAACGCTCAATTGCTGTCCGGTGAGCTGGCCAGTGCCCTGACCGGACGCTATTTCACTCTCGAGCTTTTCCCATTCGATCTCGGCGAGTTTCGCCGCGTGCACCCGAAGGGCAGGCTCGAGGACTACCTGGAGTCCGGTGGCTTTCCTGAACCGCTGCTTTTCGACCACGGCGATCGACTCCGGCAGCAATACTTCTCTGACATCATCGAGCGTGATGTCCGCGAACGCGTCGGGGCGCGCTCTGCTGTTCCGATCAAGCAACTCGTGCAGATGGTTTTCGAGTCGGCAGGCGCGGAGCTCAGCCTCCGTCGTCTTGCGGCCGCAACCGGAATCGCCGTGGACACGACGGCCGGCTACCTGGCTGCCTGCGAAGCCGCTTATCTCCTCTTCGCCGTCCCCTACTTCACCTTTTCGGAACGCAAGCGCTCCGCTCGCAATAAGAAGTACTACCCCATCGACACGGGTCTTCGACGCATGGCCGTCACGCGAACTGGCGTCGACCGCGGAAAGCTACTCGAATGCGCCGTTCACCTCGAGCTCCGTCGCCGAGGTCTGAAGCCGGCATATTGGCGTGGTCAGCGCGAGGTCGACTTCGTCGTC is part of the Vicinamibacteria bacterium genome and harbors:
- a CDS encoding ATP-binding protein → MDTDRLREITGYWSFWDNDVPATIPRDVALPSQLSDSLALVVQGVRRSGKSTLLAQMMERYRLDPKHCAFLNFEDPRLGQRLDHTLLDAWVTAFRGAHPRLKKAYFFLDEIQNVTGWEKWLRTRLERPKDNHFVVTGSNAQLLSGELASALTGRYFTLELFPFDLGEFRRVHPKGRLEDYLESGGFPEPLLFDHGDRLRQQYFSDIIERDVRERVGARSAVPIKQLVQMVFESAGAELSLRRLAAATGIAVDTTAGYLAACEAAYLLFAVPYFTFSERKRSARNKKYYPIDTGLRRMAVTRTGVDRGKLLECAVHLELRRRGLKPAYWRGQREVDFVVETERGIVPIQVSWEAPADRHERALDEFYEAFPQAQEALRVGPAEFEAAVLAELAAAR